In the Flavisolibacter tropicus genome, one interval contains:
- the frr gene encoding ribosome recycling factor: MSEDVSRTLNTAQDSMNRAINHLEAELVKIRAGKANPQMLDGIMVDYYGSPVPISQVGNISTLDARTLTIQPWEKNMLQPIERAIIASNIGINPQNDGVIIRLFLPPLTEERRKELVKRSQGEGEHAKVAIRNIRRDAIEGIKKLQKNGLSEDAAKDAEADVQDITNKFIAKVDKHLEAKEKEIMSI, from the coding sequence ATGTCAGAAGATGTGTCGCGTACATTGAATACTGCGCAGGACTCAATGAATAGGGCTATTAATCACCTGGAAGCTGAGTTGGTTAAAATCAGAGCAGGAAAAGCTAATCCTCAAATGTTGGATGGCATTATGGTTGATTATTACGGATCGCCGGTTCCCATCAGCCAGGTAGGTAATATCAGTACGTTGGATGCCCGCACATTAACGATCCAACCTTGGGAAAAAAATATGCTGCAGCCAATAGAAAGAGCCATCATTGCTTCTAATATTGGAATCAATCCTCAAAACGATGGGGTGATTATCCGTCTTTTTCTGCCGCCACTTACAGAAGAACGTCGTAAAGAACTGGTAAAACGCAGCCAAGGCGAGGGTGAACATGCAAAGGTGGCCATTCGTAATATTCGCCGCGATGCCATTGAAGGCATTAAAAAACTACAAAAGAACGGTTTGAGTGAAGACGCGGCTAAGGACGCTGAAGCCGATGTGCAGGATATAACTAATAAGTTTATTGCCAAGGTGGATAAACATCTAGAGGCTAAAGAAAAAGAGATCATGTCTATTTAA
- a CDS encoding DMT family transporter, with product MKNQKLINWSLFVLLSLIWGSSFILMKLSKEHLNGYQIGALRIFSAGLIFFPFALFHIVKIPKRKIPVVALSGLLGNLLPAFLFAIAIEKKIDSALAGILNSLTPLFVIVISVISFKAKVPRNKILGVVLGFVGLLLLSLSKGGISLNNVGYALLILLATIMYGLNVNVVTQYLKGVDPFHMATVSLAFMSLIAGIILWQQEMVSMAIYDEGARVSMLYAVLLGVVGSAIATLLFYILIKKAGGLFASLVTYAIPIVAIFWGLLAKENVTLIQISCLAVILGGVFLTNRA from the coding sequence ATGAAGAACCAAAAACTAATCAACTGGAGCCTTTTCGTTTTACTATCCCTTATCTGGGGCAGTTCCTTCATATTGATGAAATTGAGCAAAGAGCACTTAAATGGTTACCAGATTGGGGCGCTTCGTATTTTCTCAGCCGGCCTGATCTTCTTTCCTTTTGCCCTGTTTCATATCGTTAAAATACCCAAACGTAAAATTCCAGTTGTAGCTCTTTCGGGCCTGTTAGGCAACCTGCTACCAGCTTTTCTATTTGCCATAGCTATTGAAAAAAAGATTGATAGCGCGTTAGCGGGTATTCTTAACTCATTGACGCCCTTATTTGTTATTGTAATCAGCGTCATTTCTTTTAAAGCCAAAGTGCCCCGCAACAAAATACTTGGTGTGGTACTGGGTTTTGTTGGTTTATTACTACTAAGCCTATCCAAGGGAGGCATCAGTCTTAATAATGTTGGGTATGCTTTACTCATTTTACTGGCCACCATTATGTACGGACTGAATGTCAATGTGGTTACTCAATACTTGAAAGGTGTTGATCCGTTTCACATGGCTACCGTATCACTGGCTTTTATGAGCTTGATTGCTGGAATTATATTATGGCAACAAGAGATGGTGTCTATGGCAATTTATGATGAAGGAGCCCGTGTATCAATGCTATATGCGGTACTGCTAGGTGTGGTAGGCAGCGCTATAGCTACTTTGCTTTTCTATATTCTGATAAAAAAAGCAGGCGGCTTATTTGCATCTCTGGTTACTTACGCCATTCCCATTGTGGCCATCTTTTGGGGCCTTTTAGCGAAAGAGAATGTAACCCTTATTCAAATAAGCTGCCTGGCAGTAATATTAGGAGGAGTGTTTTTAACAAACAGGGCTTAA